A single region of the Eleginops maclovinus isolate JMC-PN-2008 ecotype Puerto Natales chromosome 4, JC_Emac_rtc_rv5, whole genome shotgun sequence genome encodes:
- the clec14a gene encoding C-type lectin domain family 14 member A, whose translation MKMKRIWFWFCWVLAPSIWASPPLYSLHPSPTMFSLAEASCHPGRLASLSSDQEVSAVLDLVSGSNHSTFWVGLRKVKDACVDLDLPLRGFSWTGGGSWAPQVVRWAQEPQETCTNLRCAAIRLDLTNTTGTSWGLIPFSCKTEHPSICKGWGIGNPAPEPVPGTGSEPEPEKRPEHNPELETGPEREPEKIPEPDLKPDSGPQPALKPDSGPEPDLKPDSGPEPDPCPRPLDPGTRSLSVKNSTSVLVECWSGLQLDLVCSGRPPAWRLTDGSMANLSAACQPCESGFIRNGSGNCEDIDECNGGAGPCRTSCLNKVGSYRCFCVDDAGEHHAEDSPVCAPTLGFLLPLLVAVAALVVLVLVVVVIVVLCMRRKRAMKNKEGYEPANEKDAS comes from the exons atgaagatgaagaggatctggttctggttctgttgGGTTCTGGCACCCTCGATCTGGGCCTCACCCCCCCTGTACTCGCTGCATCCCTCCCCCACCATGTTCTCGTTGGCGGAGGCTTCCTGCCACCCCGGCAGACTCGCCTCCCTGTCCTCGGACCAGGAGGTCTCTGCGGTGCTGGACCTGGTCTCCGGGTCGAACCACTCCACTTTCTGGGTTGGGCTGAGGAAGGTGAAGGACGCCTGTGTGGACCTGGATCTTCCTCTAAGGGGATTCAGCTGGACCGGGGGGGGCAGCTGGGCTCCGCAGGTGGTCCGCTGGGCCCAGGAGCCCCAGGAGACCTGCACCAATTTACGCTGTGCTGCCATCAGGCTGGACTTGACCAATACCACCGGGACCAGCTGGGGCCTGATTCCCTTCAGCTGTAAGACCGAACACCCCTCCATCTGTAAGGGCTGGGGGATCGGAAACCCAGCACCAGAACCAGTACCAGGTACAGgatcagaaccagaaccagaaaaAAGACCAGAACACAACCCAGAACTAGAAACAGGACCTGAACGAGAACCTGAAAAAATACCAGAACCTGACCTGAAGCCTGACTCTGGACCACAACCCGCCCTGAAGCCAGACTCTGGACCAGAACCAGACCTGAAGCCTGACTCAGGACCAGAACCTGACCCGTGTCCCAGGCCTCTGGACCCTGGCACCCGCTCCCTCAGTGTGAAAAACAGCACCTCGGTTCTGGTGGAATGCTGGTCCGGTCTGCAGCTGGACCTGGTGTGCTCGGGCCGCCCTCCCGCATGGCGTCTTACAGACGGATCCATGGCCAACCTGAGTGCCGCTTGCCAGCCCTGTGAATCGGGCTTCATCAGAAACGGGTCCGGAAACTGTGAGGACATCGATGAGTGCAACGGGGGGGCCGGGCCCTGCAGAACCTCCTGTCTCAACAAAGTGGGGTCCTACAG GTGTTTCTGTGTCGATGACGCCGGCGAGCATCACGCCGAGGATTCACCGGTTTGCGCTCCGACCCTTGGCTTCCTCTTGCCACTGCTGGTTGCCGTGGCAGCGCTGGTGGTGCTGGTGTTGGTCGTTGTGGTGATTGTGGTGCTCTGCATGAGGAGGAAACGTGCCATGAAGAACAAAGAGGGCTATGAACCGGCCAATGAGAAGGATGCATCGTGA